A window from Podospora bellae-mahoneyi strain CBS 112042 chromosome 1 map unlocalized CBS112042p_1, whole genome shotgun sequence encodes these proteins:
- a CDS encoding uncharacterized protein (EggNog:ENOG503NUFM; COG:S), giving the protein MKQAIHSFSFQRLFSCLFLSSSHAFPMPPRTISLDIGRTSNYVCKSCLAHLRPVTNQPPQWLARRASTARSLRSRTRKPATELKDKDPDPAEIQRMLAEDLLNGSAAQSNLDIKYFSENIKTSERKSLQTNEEFSEDSTGLDHEVLTSIEDLERRMLDTLKLINTMEKEGKKEKAAQLRKQFKTTIRAQYKGKVGPEGEAYGVLRIKGFSGPRYRVVEDLNIFLAREKVLEKGVPSHKDLAECWKFYSSARKTLALDWAKVPREVWDFLFMVLSFDSRDNPNRMQHTYVLAKDMQAAKVPLSDSQQLLAIEAMFIEGWETEAIDAWKKAVITIGSNKETFTPYYELGVRMCALHGDVERAQQAADTLLRSSHPPSPRIIIPIVRALAAKESMLDEAWERYQDMRTLLGGSMTIEDYDEIIGSFLTVGAVEQGLQAFVDMMFSEAIDIRGRDRLPMVVGNHFFTGKWLKRLIGAGDLDGAYKVVTYLQKKGIITAPVQLNGLIAAWMRSGAAENLEKADKVAWQMIQARLDFVELRKRESIANGNITLYNPKPNAINEKQELENEVEPKCLTRATAETFSLLAENYCSRRLHERLEELFRVLDQAEIMPTTFLMNQLIRSYSQANETKKALNLYSRLADEIGVQPDGHTFLTMFNSLSVNRLIKRIPTFTEHDVASARKFFKDMVETRWEFDTPELFGQLPRTILFSMFKAKDWVGAIVACRAMRRIFGFHPTDALLVELMSGIGSLQVKTKRNTLRLTEGARIIENFKHGYRKDLIKQGHPGEEMTPEELVEENHAVFEQIVYRKAKVRQVVPEDLNKWAGEVSKEMGVYDIVVKGDQEAISECMKFDRQAIMG; this is encoded by the coding sequence ATGAAGCAGGCAATccattctttttctttccagagacttttttcttgtttgttCCTCTCAAGTAGCCACGCCTTCCCGATGCCTCCTAGAACCATTTCCCTCGATATTGGTCGAACGAGCAACTATGTTTGCAAATCGTGTCTCGCCCACTTGCGCCCAGtgaccaaccaacccccgcAATGGCTAGCAAGACGGGCCTCAACGGCCAGAAGCCTTCGATCCCGTACGAGAAAACCGGCAACCGAACTAAAAGACAAGGACCCTGATCCCGCCGAGATCCAGCGAATGTTGGCCGAGGACTTGCTCAATGGGTCCGCAGCACAGTCGAACCTCGATATCAAGTACTTCTCAGAAAACATCAAGACTAGCGAGCGCAAGTCTTTACAGACCAATGAAGAGTTTAGTGAGGACAGCACCGGGCTTGACCATGAAGTCCTCACTTCTATCGAAGATCTTGAAAGGCGAATGCTGGACACGTTGAAGTTAATCAACAcgatggaaaaggagggaaagaaggaaaaggctgCCCAGCTCAGGAAACAGTTCAAGACAACAATTCGAGCACAGTACAAGGGCAAAGTTGGACCCGAGGGTGAGGCATATGGAGTGCTTCGTATTAAAGGATTTTCCGGTCCAAGATACAGGGTGGTGGAAGACCTCAACATCTTTCTCGCACGGGAAAAGGTGTTGGAAAAGGGCGTGCCTTCACACAAGGACCTTGCCGAGTGTTGGAAGTTCTATTCATCAGCGCGGAAGACACTTGCCCTAGACTGGGCCAAGGTTCCGCGGGAGGTCTGGGACTTTCTGTTTATGGTCCTGTCCTTTGACAGCCGTGACAATCCCAACCGCATGCAACATACTTACGTACTGGCAAAGGATATGCAGGCTGCCAAAGTACCCTTGAGCGACTCGCAACAACTCTTGGCCATTGAAGCCATGTTTATTGAGGGGTGGGAAACCGAGGCTATCGATGCATGGAAAAAGGCTGTCATCACGATTGGGTCAAACAAGGAGACTTTCACGCCTTACTATGAGCTCGGAGTACGGATGTGCGCGCTCCACGGAGATGTTGAACGAGCGCAGCAGGCAGCAGATACGCTCCTCCGGTCGTCGCATCCACCAAGTCCTCGAATTATCATCCCCATAGTACGAGCACTGGCAGCCAAAGAGTCAATGCTCGATGAAGCATGGGAACGTTACCAGGATATGCGCACGCTTCTTGGAGGCAGCATGACGATAGAGGACTACGATGAAATCATTGGCTCGTTCCTGACTGTCGGCGCGGTCGAACAAGGCCTTCAGGCTTTTGTCGACATGATGTTCTCCGAGGCGATCGATATTCGGGGAAGGGACCGCTTACCAATGGTGGTTGGCAACCACTTCTTCACCGGGAAGTGGCTCAAGAGACTTATAGGAGCGGGCGACCTCGACGGCGCTTACAAAGTGGTAACCTACCTGCAGAAAAAGGGCATCATCACAGCGCCTGTCCAACTCAATGGTCTCATCGCCGCGTGGATGAGGTCAGGGGCCGCTGAGAACCTGGAAAAGGCCGACAAAGTGGCATGGCAGATGATTCAAGCCCGCCTGGACTTTGTCGAGCTGCGAAAGCGAGAGTCTATCGCGAACGGCAACATCACACTCTACAATCCCAAACCTAATGCCATAAACGAGAAACAAGAACTAGAAAACGAAGTCGAGCCCAAGTGCCTGACAAGGGCAACGGCGGAAACTTTCTCTCTGCTCGCGGAAAACTACTGCTCTCGCAGGCTTCACGAACgcctggaggagctgttcaGGGTGCTCGACCAAGCAGAGATTATGCCAACAACCTTCCTCATGAACCAGCTCATCCGCTCGTACTCCCAGGCGAATGAAACCAAAAAGGCGCTGAACTTGTACAGCAGGTTGGCAGATGAGATTGGTGTCCAGCCAGATGGGCACACGTTCCTGACCATGTTCAACTCGTTGTCAGTCAACCGGCTTATTAAGCGCATTCCCACCTTTACTGAGCACGACGTCGCCAGTGCGAGGAAATTTTTCAAGGATATGGTGGAGACCAGGTGGGAATTCGACACCCCGGAGCTCTTTGGCCAGTTGCCTAGGACGATCCTGTTCAGCATGTTCAAAGCCAAGGACTGGGTTGGCGCCATCGTTGCCTGTCGGGCAATGAGGCGCATTTTCGGCTTCCATCCTACAGACGCTCTTCTTGTCGAGCTGATGTCAGGTATTGGCTCCTTGCAGGtcaagacgaagaggaaCACGCTCCGTCTGACGGAGGGGGCCCGCATTATCGAGAACTTTAAGCACGGTTATCGGAAAGACCTGATCAAGCAAGGGCATCCGGGAGAGGAGATGACGCCTGAGGAGCTGGTTGAGGAGAATCATGCCGTGTTTGAGCAGATTGTTTATAGGAAAGCCAAGGTGAGGCAGGTCGTGCCGGAGGATTTGAACAAgtgggctggggaggtgtccaaggagatgggggtgtaCGATATTGTGGTCAAGGGGGATCAGGAGGCGATCAGTGAGTGTATGAAGTTTGACAGGCAGGCTATCATGGGGTAG
- a CDS encoding uncharacterized protein (COG:A; EggNog:ENOG503NZGT), which yields MPLLFRVRVFLAPATLYLAHGLISSIALTLSPRFIKNSPSTSNNEHCPRLKTLATSALSNNLTYYTSTVYPPHQPQTLKMSTTNNNNHPQEEEEEDDYMSPLFLAPPTTTSSALPIKESSLQRRTRLKREAEARSRPKSKAELAQEAELQREKAHSTSLLASKPQSKGLAMMAKMGFRPGSTLGSSSSGSAEPIRVSIKEGKEGIGLESERKRKLRELVENMEKTEKKIKVGEVDYRERMRQEREEQRLEGQVRGAQKVAEGLDSKRAKERGEEMGKRRLKGIPVVWRRLVKAREESERDRRMRRDLEEHAMSRLPTYDDGDEDADDGKALGKKKVVYEVAEDLDEEDEELDEFNGLTGEEKLRRLVEYLRKEHHYCFWCKFKYEDERMEGCPGLTEEEHD from the coding sequence ATGCCGTTGCTtttcagggttagggtcttTCTTGCGCCAGCAACCCTCTATCTAGCGCACGGGCTCATCTCATCCATTGCTCTTACACTCAGTCCTCGTTTCATTAAAAACTCTCCTTCAACGTCAAACAACGAGCACTGCCCACGACTCAAAACATTAGCGACATCAGCCTTGTCAAACAACCTCACATACTATACCTCAACAGTCtatccaccacaccaaccccaaaccctcaAAAtgagcaccaccaacaacaacaaccacccccaagaggaagaagaagaagacgactACATgtcccccctcttcctcgcgcCCCCCAcaacgacctcctccgccctcccaaTAAAAGAATCCTCCCTCCAACGCCGCACCCGTCTCAAGcgcgaggccgaggcccGTTCCCGCCCCAAATCAAAAGCCGAACTCGCCCAGGAAGCCGAGTTGCAACGCGAAAAAGCGCATTCTACCTCTTTACTGGCGTCAAAACCCCAGTCGAAAGGCCTGGCTATGATGGCGAAGATGGGGTTCAGACCTGGGTCTACACTGGGGTCGAGCAGTTCTGGGTCGGCGGAGCCGATCAGGGTTTCGAtcaaggaggggaaggaggggattgGGCTGGAGAGTGAGAGGAAACGGAAgctgagggagttggtggagaacatggagaagacggagaagaagattaaGGTCGGGGAGGTGGATTACAGGGAGCGGAtgaggcaggagagggaggagcagaggttggaggggcaGGTTAGGGGTGCTCAaaaggtggcggaggggttggattcGAAGAGGGCtaaggaaaggggggaggagatggggaagaggaggttgaaagggataccggttgtTTGGAGGCGGTTGGTCAAGGCTAGGGAGGAGAGCGAGAGGGATAGGAGAAtgaggagggatttggaggagcaTGCTATGTCACGGTTGCCGACgtatgatgatggggatgaggatgcggaCGATGGGAAGgcgttggggaagaagaaggtggtgtatgaggtggcggaggatttggatgaggaggatgaggagttggATGAGTTTAATGGgttgacgggggaggagaagttgaggaggttggtggagtATTTGAGAAAAGAGCATCATTATTGCTTTTGGTGCAAGTTCAAGTACGAGGatgagaggatggaggggtgtccggggttgacggaggaggagcatgaTTGA
- the CPA2_2 gene encoding carbamoyl-phosphate synthase (glutamine-hydrolyzing) cpa2 (EggNog:ENOG503NUIJ; COG:E; COG:F) encodes MRSMILKYNPETTSTDFDEADRLYFEELSYERVMDIYELENASGVVVSVGGQLPQNIALRLQETGKANVLGTDPRDIDKAEDRQKFSEILDSIGVDQPAWKELTSVEAAEKFAQEVGYPVLVRPSYVLSGAAMTVIRSQEDLKDKLEAASNVSPDHPVVISKFIEGAQEIDVDGVASKGELIIHAVSEHVEQAGVHSGDATLVLPPANLDQDTMDRVKEIAQKVAKAWNITGPFNMQIIRAEDPEGGVPALKVIECNLRASRSFPFVSKVLGTNFIDVATKAIVGKDVPQPTDLMAVKRDYLATKVPQFSWTRLAGADPFLGVEMASTGEMACFGKNLVEAYWASLQSAMNFRVPEPGEGILFGGELSKNWLATVVDYLAPLGYKLYAADAEVKEYLETKSKHKINVEIIEFPKEDKRALREVFKKYDIRGVFNLAQARGKTVMDVDYVMRRNAVDFGVPLFMEPQTAMLFAQCMSEKLPRPEGIPSEVRRWSDFIGGKPL; translated from the exons ATGAGGTCTATGATACTAAAG TATAATCCTGAGACCACGTCGACTGATTTTGACGAAGCCG ACCGCCTTTATTTCGAAGAGTTGAGCTATGAGCGTGTGATGGATATCTACGAGCTCGAGAACGCCAgcggtgtggtggtgtctgTCGGTGGCCAGCTTCCCCAGAACATTGCCCTTCGTCTCCAGGAGACTGGCAAGGCCAACGTTCTCGGAACCGACCCCCGTGACATCGACAAGGCTGAGGACAGACAGAAGTTCTCCGAGATCCTCGACTCCATCGGAGTTGACCAGCCCGCCTGGAAGGAGTTGACCTCCGTCGAGGCTGCCGAGAAGTTTGCCCAGGAGGTCGGCTACCCTGTCCTTGTTCGTCCCAGTTACGTCCTTTCTGGTGCTGCTATGACTGTCATTCGCAGCCAGGAGGACCTCAAGGACAAGCTTGAGGCTGCTTCCAACGTCTCCCCTGACCACCCCGTCGTCATCAGCAAGTTCATCGAGGGTGCTCAGGAgattgatgttgatggtgttgccTCCAAGGGTGAGCTGATCATCCACGCCGTCAGTGAGCACGTCGAGCAGGCTGGTGTCCACTCTGGTGATGccaccctcgtcctccctcCTGCCAACTTGGACCAGGACACCATGGACCGTGTCAAGGAGATTGCGCAGAAGGTCGCCAAGGCCTGGAACATCACCGGTCCCTTCAACATGCAGATCATTCGCGCTGAGGATCCCGAGGGAGGTGTGCCCGCCCTCAAGGTCATCGAGTGCAACCTCCGTGCCTCTCGTTCTTTCCCCTTCGTCAGCAAGGTCCTCGGCACCAATTTCATTGACGTTGCCACCAAGGCCATTGTCGGCAAGGACGTTCCCCAGCCCACCGACCTCATGGCTGTCAAGCGTGACTACTTGGCCACCAAGGTTCCCCAGTTCTCCTGGACCCGTCTCGCTGGCGCCGACCCCTTCCTTGGCGTCGAGATGGCCTCCACCGGTGAGATGGCCTGCTTCGGCAAGAACCTCGTTGAGGCCTACTGGGCTTCTCTCCAGTCCGCCATGAACTTCCGCGTCCCTGAGCCTGGTGAGGGTATcctctttggtggtgagctgaGCAAAAACTGGCTTGCCACCGTTGTGGACTACCTTGCTCCTCTTGGCTACAAGCTTTATGCTGCCGAtgccgaggtcaaggagtACCTCGAGACCAAGTCCAAGCACAAGATCAACGTTGAGATCATCGAGTTCCCCAAGGAGGACAAGCGCGCCCTCCGTGAGGTGTTCAAGAAGTACGACATTCGCGGTGTCTTCAACCTTGCCCAGGCCCGTGGCAAGACTGTCATGGATGTCGACTACGTCATGCGCCGCAACGCCGTCGACTTTGGCGTGCCATTGTTCATGGAGCCTCAG ACCGCTATGCTCTTCGCCCAGTGCATGAGCGAGAAGCTGCCCAGGCCCGAGGGTATCCCCTCTGAGGTCCGCAGGTGGTCCGACTTCATTGGTGGCAAGCCTTTGTGA
- a CDS encoding uncharacterized protein (COG:A; EggNog:ENOG503NWTY; BUSCO:EOG0926307V): MADSKPQFVRLTGHRAFTQRLVLATLSGKPIHITKIRSTSPTNPGLAPHEVSFLRLLEAVTNGSVIDVSYSGTTLAYQPGLITGSVPGAGTFLSNDLIEHTIPANNTRGITYFLLPLALLAPFSKAHMNVRFSGPGVITSSTNTPGDLSIDTFRTAILPLYGLFGIPPARIELRVLSRSCPGPGGKGGGGVVELRFASQVRLPKTLHLNRKPGRIRRIRGVAYCTGVSASHNNRMITSARGVLNQLVSDVHVAAQYDPAPLVQEKGSTMKKKIGIGFGLSLVAESSAEGVIYAADVVAPPEGGVVPEDVGTRCAYQLLEVIAQGGCVSAAAAPTVLTLMAMGSEDVGRVRLGRDVLGKEETIGLARDLKAFGAASWGIRDADKDEDEATGELIVSVKGVGNIGRKVA, translated from the exons aTGGCAGACTCAAAACCTCAATTCGTCCGCCTAACAGGCCACCGCGCCTTCACCCAGCGCCTCGTCCTCGCTACCCTGTCTGGCAAACCTatccacatcaccaaaatccgatccacctccccaacgaACCCCGGCCTCGCCCCCCACGAAGTCTccttcctccgcctccttgaAGCCGTCACCAACGGCTCCGTAATCGATGTCTCCTACAGCGGCACAACCCTCGCCTACCAACCCGGCCTCATCACCGGCAGCGTTCCCGGCGCGGGCACATTCCTCTCAAACGACCTAATAGAACAcaccatccccgccaacaacacccgtGGCATCACTTACTTCCTTCTCCCGCTCGCCTTACTAGCCCCGTTCTCAAAAGCCCATATGAATGTCCGTTTCTCTGGGCCGGGTGTCATCACTTCGTCTACCAACACCCCAGGGGATCTCTCAATCGATACCTTCCGAACCGCCATCCTGCCATTGTACGGTCTATTCGGCATCCCCCCCGCGCGTATCGAGCTCCGAGTCCTCTCCCGTTCCTGCCCAGGGCcaggagggaagggaggcggcggtgtAGTCGAGCTTCGCTTCGCCAGCCAAGTCCGTCTTCCCAAAACCCTTCACCTGAATCGCAAACCGGGGAGGATCAGGAGGATCAGAGGAGTGGCGTACTGCACGGGTGTGTCGGCGTCGCACAATAATCGCATGATCACTTCTGCTAGAGGAGTTCTCAACCAGCTGGTGAGCGATGTTCACGTGGCGGCGCAGTATGATCCTGCGCCGTTGGtgcaggagaaggggagcacgatgaagaagaagattggtATTGGTTTTGGCTTGTCCCTCGTGGCGGAATCGAGCGCGGAGGGGGTTATTTATGCGGCGGACGTGGTTGCCCCTccggagggtggtgttgtacCCGAGGATGTCGGCACAAGATGCGCGTATCAACTGCTTGAGGTGATCGCGCAGGGAGGGTGTGtcagtgctgctgctgcgccgaCGGTATTGACGCTGATGGCTATGGGGTCAGAGGACGTGGGCAGAGTGAGATTAGGGAGGGATGTACTTGGAAAGGAAGAGACAATCGGCCTGGCAAGAGATCTGAAAGCCTTTGGCGCGGCCAGCTGGGGCATAAGAGATGCTGATaaagacgaagacgaagccACAGGGGAACTGATCGTTTCCGTCAAGG GTGTGGGCAATATCGGCAGGAAGGTAGCGTGA
- a CDS encoding uncharacterized protein (EggNog:ENOG503P3W5; COG:S) has protein sequence MNDDPGSSSTARPNTNTTDPDHSQGSTTEASSRNDGQSSDSEVKNKQRMGLAKKLEFVTHLQRSLDMLVWSYMCTLYYMECSLSRLIIRGLPHLAFLSPKEGLLLPAQRPHLFAIFLPAFFCILFHLVLSLPVAGEATRGYLQGGVLIDFIGQQPPKTRLIFLSIDITIFLIQCLMLTVHQDRERLKKAVFPSLRTIIPGDEAQLDVPPEIAQDHDAEERGVLSDQTFMVDNEGIELRPLNQSGREGDNDNDNDERERMGSGPYASVTATVDMIDIMRSGNAVLGNFHVVNAVRTVGSGVQNTAAYSLRSFGYNATLAALAAERRRRLVRLRQPGTATTLPT, from the exons ATGAACGATGATCCGGGCTCAAGCTCCACGGCCcgccccaacaccaacaccacagaCCCAGATCACTCCCAAGGGTCCACGACAGAGGCCAGCAGTAGGAACGATGGCCAGTCCAGCGACTCTGAGGTCAAGAATAAGCAAAGGATGGGCttggccaagaagctcgagtTCGTGACACACCTTCAGAGGAGTCTCGACATGCTGGTCTGGTCGTATATGTGCACACTATACTACATGGA atgctccctctcccgacTCATAATCCGCGGCCTTCCCcacctcgccttcctctccccaaaaGAAGGCCTCCTCCTGCCTGCTCAGCGTCCACATctcttcgccatcttcctcccagcTTTTTTCTGCATACTCTTCCATctcgtcctctccctccccgtcgcAGGCGAAGCAACGCGAGGATACCTCCAGGGCGGTGTCCTAATCGACTTTATCGGCCAGCAGCCGCCCAAAACCCGACTGATCTTCCTCTCCATTGACATCACAATATTCCTCATACAATGCCTCATGCTCACCGTCCACCAAGACCGCGAGCGCCTCAAAAAGGCAGTCTTCCCCTCGCTGAGAACTATCATCCCCGGCGACGAGGCGCAACTAGACGTTCCCCCGGAAATAGCGCAGGACCACGACGCGGAAGAGAGAGGGGTGCTAAGCGACCAGACATTTATGGTGGATAACGAAGGGATCGAACTGCGGCCACTCAACCAATctggaagggaaggagaTAATGACAATGATAATGACGAACGAGAAAGGATGGGATCGGGGCCGTATGCCTCTGTGACGGCAACGGTGGACATGATAGATATCATGCGGTCTGGCAACGCGGTGCTGGGGAATTTCCACGTTGTGAATGCCGTCAGGACGGTGGGAAGCGGGGTACAGAATACGGCAGCGTACTCGTTGCGAAGTTTTGGTTATAACGCTACTCTTGCAGCTTTGGCGgctgagaggaggagaaggctggtTAGGTTGCGGCAGCCGGGAACGGCGACAACATTGCCAACATAA
- the CPA2_1 gene encoding carbamoyl-phosphate synthase (glutamine-hydrolyzing) cpa2 (EggNog:ENOG503NUIJ; COG:E; COG:F) → MLSTVYKAGRAPALLRHGRRVAVAPLTAQLRSLTSGVQSLPVRQPTESPIARLQKRFLSVSAARPGNAAQSAPNPYAYLDSGVIKPKEFVDVKKVLVIGSGGLAIGQAGEFDYSGSQALKALKEAGVSSVLMNPNIATIQTNHSLADEVYYLPITPEYVEYVIQKERPDGIFLSFGGQTALNLGVQMEKLGMFEKYGVRVLGTSVRTLELSEDRDLFAKALEEINIPIAKSIAVNTLDDALEAARNIGYPIIVRAAYALGGLGSGFANNEEELRNMAARSLTLSPQILVEKSLKGWKEVEYEVVRDANNNCITVCNMENFDPLGIHTGDSIVVAPSQTLSDEEYHMLRSAAIKIVRHLGVVGECNVQYALQPDGLDYRVIEVNARLSRSSALASKATGYPLAYTAAKIGLGHTLPELPNAVTKTTTANFEPSLDYIVTKIPRWDLSKFQHVKRDIGSAMKSVGEVMAIGRTFEESFQKAIRQVDPNFVGFQGAKFEDLDFELQNPTDRRWLAVGQAMLHENYTVDRVHELTKIDKWFLHKLQNIVDCTKELQQIGSLQGLKKENVLKAKKMGFSDKQIAHAVNSTENEVRARRLEFGIRPWVKKIDTLAAEFPADTNYLYTTYNASTHDINFEDKGTVILGSGVYRIGSSVEFDWCAVSATRALKAMGEKTVMINSNLQSGPSSLLWLSTPSLRARAWLCRTVSRTCACPISCSCLVLPDLSRQQRALEVAAARGRLRISRTAAFVNPAPEMCLEWRQDLVHIC, encoded by the exons ATGTTGTCGACCGTGTACAAGGCGGGCCGTGCCCCTGCCCTCCTCCGACATGGTCGACGGGTCGCCGTCGCACCACTAACCGCCCAATTGAGGTCCCTCACCTCGGGCGTCCAGAGCCTCCCCGTCCGTCAACCAACCGAGTCGCCAATTGCTCGTCTCCAGAAGCGCTTCCTCTCAGTGTCTGCCGCCAGACCTGGCAACGCTGCCCAGTCCGCCCCTAACCCCTATGCCTACCTCGACAGTGGCGTAATAAAGCCAAAGGAGTTTGTCGATGTGAAGAAGGTGCTTGTTATCGGATCCGGTGGTCTTGCCATTGGCCAGGCCGGCGAGTTTGACTACTCCG GATCCCAGGCGCTCAAGGCCTTGAAGGAAGCCGGCGTTTCTTCCGTTCTTATGAACCCCAATATCGCTACCATTCAAACCAACCACTCGCTCGCCGACGAGGTGTACTACctgcccatcacccccgaGTATGTCGAGTATGTGATCCAGAAGGAAAGGCCAGATGGTATCTTCCTCTCTTTCGGTGGTCAGACCGCCCTGAACCTTGGTGTCCAGATGGAGAAGTTGGGCATGTTCGAGAAGTACGGCGTCAGAGTGTTGGGCACCAGCGTCAGGACGTTGGAGCTCTCTGAGGACAGAGATCTGTTCGCCAAGGCTCTGGAGGAGATCAACATCCCCATTGCCAAGTCTATTGCCGTCAACACCCTGGACGATGCTCTCGAGGCTGCCCGCAACATTGGGTACCCAATTATTGTCCGCGCTGCTTATGCgcttggtggtcttggttCTGGTTTCGCCAacaacgaggaggagctgcgcAACATGGCTGCCCGGTCTCTGACTCTCTCCCCCCAAATCTTGGTTGAGAAGTCTCTCAAGGGCTGGAAGGAAGTTGAATATGAGGTCGTGCGTGATGCGAACAACAACTGCATCACTGTGTGCAACATGGAGAACTTTGACCCCTTGGGTATCCACACTGGTGACTCGATTGTCGTTGCGCCCAGTCAGACCCTGAGTGATGAGGAGTACCACATGCTTCGTTCCGCTGCCATCAAGATTGTCCGTCACTTGGGCGTCGTTGGTGAGTGCAACGTCCAGTATGCGCTCCAGCCTGATGGGTTGGACTACAGAGTCATCGAGGTCAATGCTCGTCTCTCTCGTTCGTCCGCCCTGGCTTCCAAGGCCACCGGTTACCCATTGGCGTACACTGCTGCCAAGATTGGTCTTGGACACACTCTTCCTGAGCTTCCCAATGCCgtcaccaagaccaccactGCCAATTTCGAGCCCTCGCTCGATTACATTGTCACCAAGATTCCCCGCTGGGATTTGTCCAAGTTCCAGCACGTCAAGCGTGACATTGGTAGCGCCATGAAGTCTGTCGGTGAGGTTATGGCCATTGGTCGTACCTTTGAGGAGTCTTTCCAAAAGGCCATCAGACAGGTTGACCCCAACTTTGTCGGCTTCCAGGGTGCCAAGTTTGAGGATCTCGACTTTGAGCTCCAGAACCCAACTGACCGCCGCTGGTTGGCTGTCGGCCAGGCCATGCTCCACGAGAACTACACTGTTGACCGTGTCCACGAGCTGACCAAGATCGACAAGTGGTTTTTGCACAAACTCCAGAACATTGTTGACTGCACCAAGGAGCTCCAGCAGATTGGCAGCCTCCAAGGCCTCAAGAAGGAGAACGtgctcaaggccaagaagatgggTTTCTCTGACAAGCAGATTGCCCATGCTGTCAACAGCACTGAGAACGAGGTTCGCGCCCGCAGATTGGAGTTTGGTATCCGCCCCTGGGTCAAGAAGATCGATACCCTCGCTGCCGAGTTCCCTGCCGATACCAACTACCTGTACACCACCTACAACGCCTCGACCCACGATATCAACTTCGAGGACAAGGGTACCGTCATTCTCGGCAGCGGTGTCTACCGCATTGGTAGCTCCGTCGAGTTCGATTGGTGCGCTGTCAGCGCCACTCGTGCCCTGAAGGCCATGGGTGAGAAGACGGTCATGATTAAC TCAAACCTCCAGTCTGGCCCTAGTAGTCTACTCTGGCTTTCAACACCTTCCCTGCGTGCCCGGGCCTGGTTGTGCAGGACAGTATCGCGTACTTGTGCCTGTCCGATTT CTTGCTCGTGCCTGGTCTTGCCTGATCTTTCACGACAGCAGCGCGCCCTCGAGGTCGCAGCCGCCCGTGGTCGCCTCAGGATATCGAGAACAGCAGCATTTGTCAACCCGGCTCCTGAGATGTGTCTTGAATGGCGGCAAGATCTAGTTCATATATGTTGA
- a CDS encoding uncharacterized protein (EggNog:ENOG503NZBQ; COG:V) → MANAVLKRARGLFDEELKREINMKSTYRSRINIKFGRHYFDFLGQQTYNTSGGVDWSKGTIMFDFPSYRPSVGDEKRFNEPFYRKVANALIDEFPCRPHWTKNTREYLARFKAVRQKFDPNGIYRNVIGEILEMY, encoded by the exons ATGGCGAATGCGGTGTTgaagagagcgagagggCTATTTGAtgaggagttgaagagggagattAACATGAAGAGTACGTATAGGAGCAGGATTAATATCAAGT TCGGTCGGCACTATTTTGACTTTCTTGGGCAGCAGACATATAACACTTCTGGCGGGGTGGATTGGTCAAAGGGGACGATCATGTTTGACTTTCCCTCGTACCGACCGAGTGTGGGCGATGAGAAGAGGTTTAACGAGCCGTTTT ATCGCAAGGTTGCCAATGCTCTGATCGACGAGTTCCCCTGCAGACCTCATTGGACCAAGAATACGAGGGAG TATCTGGCCCGGTTCAAAGCTGTGAGGCAAAAGTTTGATCCGAATGGTATCTACCGGAATGTGATTGGCGAGATTTTGGAGATGTATTGA